A region of the Bradysia coprophila strain Holo2 unplaced genomic scaffold, BU_Bcop_v1 contig_232, whole genome shotgun sequence genome:
ACCCCTGTACCGTTAACATCAATGACTAAAATTTATAGCAACCTAAGCCTATACCATAGAGTATATATAACTCCTGTAATTATGATTTTCGAATTGTGCAACTAGGATAAATCTTTACGAAAGTTCGTTCAAccgaaatcaaagaaaattgtggATATTTATCGgtacaaatattgaagtaaatGTTTTGCGTCAGATTCTCAAGAAGCAATATGCTGACGGAGTTCGTTATAATATTCTCAGATGTAGTTGAAGTCTTTATGGTGCAGTAGTTGCTCATGGTGCTGTAGCTCCCATGGAACCGTATATCTCATGTAGTTATAACTGCCATGGAGTTGTGACTCCTATAAGGTGgtaaattcttatgaaattgcGATTCTATGCGTTTTACTATCCATCTAGGCTTGTTCAggcaaataaaaatcgaattatcTCGAAGCAGATCTGTTATTTGGTTCATAGGACCTTGTAGAACAATTTTATAgaagaaagtaaataaaaatacgCACTCTCTGCGCGCAAAAAATCATCTTGAAACTTCTTTGCTCGGAGGGAATGTATTTTGATATACTTTCTTCAACAAGATTTCATGAACCAAATAAGAGATCTGCGTTGagatgatttgatttttttgtgccTAAACAGGCCCAGTTCATACGctgttacaatttttcattggcCTAAATTCTTACGTTGCCTTACTGTAAAATTAGGCAAACTTACCCCCTTcacctaaaatttgaaaatctaatCGATTTCCTTATGCATTCCAGATCGACGGTAAATTGCTATGCTGGCTGTGTACCCTATCCTACAAGCGTGCGTTAGCTAAAGCCCGTCAGGTGACGTCTAGCCGAATGACCAAAAAACGGCCCAGCACCGATAAGCCACCAGCAAAGGAATCCGCCCACAAGAAGCAACGCCCCGACATTTCGAAGCCTCCGTTGCCAGAGATACCCGAAAAGGTGGCCAAAAATGCTGGCACTGTTGATAGTTCCGAACACGTTATTGCGATTCAATTAAAAGAACAAATTGCCAGCTTGCAGAAGAGGCTGCAGATGAAGGATCGTGAATTGTTGAGCAAGGACAAGCACATCACTGAACTGAAGAGTCAGAATTTCATTAGCGAAAATGAGCTGCGAACGAAGATGAAGGATGCGGAAAAGTATTACGAAACCAAAATCGATGTGCTCAATAAGAAGGTGGCTGGTTTGTTGAAGGAAGTGGCCCAACTGTCGAAAGGTGTTAAGAAAGCTAATTTAAATAATGTAAATTCGGTGGCTGCTAAGGACAGTGGTGGTTCTGGCACGGACAGTCCGCAGTCTTAGAACGTAatagtttttcgttttgttgttgttgctgtgtGGAAGTGCGTACAAAGGAGTGACGAAATTATTATGGGTAAATTGCGGACAATTTGAGAATGTTGTGCCGCAAATTAAAGAATTTgtcgttttctttttaattttaccttTTGAATCATTAATCTTAGGTATGAATGTAACGTGTCATTTGTCCtgaataaacaacaaaaaacaaaaatctttgtaTTTCTCTTCCAACTTGTCTGTGGACACGGACACTTGTGGACTTTCTGTTACTTCGAGAACGGACCCTGCTTTTATATAATCGATTTTTTGAGATACGGTCAACGTCTGGTGATCCACAATCATAAGGCCACAATGTGAAACCTATGCCAAACTGTTTTATGACGGTAATAATTCTATCAGTTATAAAACCTCAGTTCTTCGACTTTACCTTTGAGTCCTTGAGTCCACAGCAACCGTACATcgtaaaaaatacaaattgaagtcAAAATGAAGAGtggaattgaaaaataaaagttttcgttGACTGGCTGGGCCTGACAAGttgataattcaaaaatttggctTATCAGGCACGCCCTCAGAAGTTATACTATCTCCCTTAATTACCACCTACATTCAGACAAGTCTTCCTTTCTGGACGTCTTCGGGAAACAATTAGTGGAACAAGGGAAAATATTGAAAGCACTTAAGGGCTTGAGGGGTGAGCAGCACTCATTCTgtttttacattcattttcTAGTTGGAGCTGTGCAATTTTTTAAGGGCTCAGTGGTCATACATCAGTAACAAAACTGGAGAACATTAAAGACATTAATTTCATTAGAGCATTTTATTGCTCTagtaattctcaaaaaatcaGACTCAACAACTTATTGGTTAACCTGTTATGCATACTGCTAGATTTCGTGtagaaaattaacaaaatttggatGGTCAAATAAGCAGGAAAATATCAATTGAGTTTATCTTGGTTGCCTCAGCCATCAGTTAACTTAATTTTCTTAGCAGATTCCGTGGTTGCAGGGCGTAACTACTTCGTAAACGAGAAACATATATTTCTAATAGTTTCATTTAGGTGTTTCAAGTTTATCACAAACAATAACGAATGACCTGATGGAGATTCTACAGTGTGGAATCTACACttgaaactatttttcattttcattattgcAACACGGTTTATCGGAAATGATCGTATCGTATCGCATATATACGCGTGTCCTCAACATTCATAGATCTATTCTCTATACAATAACCCATAGTTTGTATATCTGCACGTCTGTACAAATAACACCGCACGGCAACCAATGACGAAGACTGGTTGAATCGTCAccaaaaattcattgattttgtttggctGCTTTTAATCGATTTTCACGTCGAAGGTGAAGATCACAAGCATCGGTGGTTCAGTGGTAGAATGCTCGCCTGCCACGCGGGCGgcccgggttcgattcccggccgatgcaatgtttttttttattcttattcCTTTAGTTTCTGCGTTTTGGCAGAAAGTTGATTTTGTACGCGAACATTTTCATGTCCTCGGTAGTATAGTGGTAAGTATCCCCGCCTGTCACGCGGGAGACCGGGGTTCGATTCCCCGCCGgggaggattttttttttattttagcaaTTGTCTTTGTATACCTAAGGAAACTTATTCAACCGTACAGTTTTCATCTGGTGTGATTAGGGGCAAAGttctagaaaaaaattcagttttctaGAGGATGATATATCATTTTAACAAGAGTTTTTCAGAAGCACAGATAGAAACTCAGATAGCAATTAggaagaaaagaaattcagGGTAATTACTCCAGCAGTAAGGGAAACTCAAGATTTTCGAAGATGtgatttttaaacaaaaaagcaAGGGAATAAACACTCACCAAATGCACCAAATACTAGTTAAGTAATATGCAGATGATGCGGACCCAATACCTACGACATGGTGAATAGATGAGTCTTAGAAATCTGTCAATTTTAGGAGGACGTgggaaaatttaacaaatagAAAGACATATACTCTTCGAaggattttgaaattaaaacaaagtttttcaaaacacactaaaaacggCCGCTCGGTTTATCAGGTGTGTAGTAATGCGTTTGGGACATTGGTCAAGATCAACATGAAATCTTTCGCTTGGGTACGTGCGTGTTGTCACAAACGTCAAAATCAACAACGCGGAttgtattttgttgttgttgacaTTAGAAAGACCTGCGTGTGAATCAGTATCTTGGAGAAAAAATCGTTCATTCATTCTTGTAATTTTTCTCTGATGCACCAGTTGAAGCGCGGATAAGACAAAATAAGACAACAACATCGTATCGACATTATTCGGAACATTagattcaatttgatttcagTGTTAAGTTTAATGTGCTGTGGATATGAGCGATATGGTCGTAACTGCTGATGAAATGTCTGTCGTTGATGTGTACGATTTAGCGTCCGATATTGGAAAGGAATGtgagaaaataattgatttatttgGAGCTGATTCCCTGTTGAAATTGATGCCGAAAGTGATAAATGTGCTGGAATTACTCGAGACGATTGCTACGCGCAATGAAAGTGAGAATACGCGTTTGCAGGAATTAAATGATCGTATTGCCCATTTGGAATGCGAGAAACAGGAAAAGGCTGTGTTTCGACAACGATTTGATAAGGTAGGCGGCAGTGTTTTTCttgatttctttaaattttttgttgatatgaATCCAGTGGGATTTGAGATGGGATCGACACTCTTATTACAGCTGCTGAACTTTTTTAGTTgattaaatgtttaaatttgcTCTCACGAACATTGACGTTAAAATATTGTCAAGAGCAACTGTAAAGTGAATGTCCAAATTTCTTgtacaaaaaatctttttcagtTTCCAACTTACTCACAAATATTCAtctcaaagaaaatttgcaaTCAAAATTGTATGCAATACAATgtcgagggggaaaccactattttgtgattaacatggTTAATCAGTTAATCTGTTAATCAGAAACATAAGTTTTGTGAATCCAAACGGTTCATCGGTGATTAACATTGATTAACCGCTATATTTCAAGTTTATTTGTAGTTTTGCGACGATTCCCCCGGTCAAATGCTGGTAAATCACCAAAACATtatcatgttaatcactggttaatcatgttaatcacatcaataaaaaagagtggtACCCCTCGTACAAGGTACAACCTGCGTAAATTGACCAGCCTGGTGCAGAACAgtttatgagaatttttatgaCTATTTTGCTCGCAATAAGAAAGTAGACTTTCAACACCAGCGTCAGTCAATTGACCGGAAATATTCCTCGTTTTattctttatttaaaaattttgatcgCCTAAACTCAACTCAATATAAAACTTTACTTTTCGTGGGTTCTGTTTGCTTCGTTCCACACACATTCCATCACATAACGATAGCGTCTCTCTTCTCATTTCTTACATTCTACATGTGCGAGTGAGTGCAACTACTCTCTCTACGTTTCTCTTGATTGAAGTATGGAAAAGCAATTTGCATCTTACGCacacgaaatagttatttacgtatctgcggtggacggtatattttaggcaatttcgtgagttgtagcccgaacgaagccGCCCTATTTTCtggaaaacgttttctaaaattttctacaatttctacaattttctaaaacatCTAAAATCTCAGAATTTGTAGAAATTCGTAGAAACcgagaaaattgatttcttaaaatttttgtaaacaaggcatcagaacagtcggagcgtttgctgcgacttagccccgtacaacccgtaatcctaatacgtctacaaccctctaatgcgtctgttaccaaaatgcaagtcaagttaggcattgtcaaatttactgaaactgttcatttttaaaattgcacttagcgcaattacgaaagcccgtacgaagtacctttcaaataaaaccaacaatttacgatattattttagaaatccaaaattttttgccaactttccattgggtattcaattacctctcaaatgaaacaaaaactagcaaaatcggttgagatttactcgatttatttgaaaaaggacttagggccgagtagcggccttagtgcaagggcccaaatttgaaacttttttgccatcattctattcggcattcaattatctctcaaatgaaacaaaaactagcaaaatcggatcagatttactcgatttatgtgcaaaaaacacttagggccgagtagcggccttagtccaagggcccaaatttgaaacttttttcgccacgttcttttcggtattcaattaccttccataaaaaactaaatctagcaaaatcggataagatttactcgatttatgtgcaaaaaacacttagggccgagtagcggccttagtccaagggcccaaatttgaaacttttttcgccatcgttctattcggcattcaattatctctcaaatgaaacaaaaactagcaaaatcggatgagatttactcgattaatgtgcaaaaaacacttagggccgagtagcggccttagtccaagggccctaatttgaaacttttttcgtcacgggtaatttttttttaaatgttgcaGCCCCTCGGGGATATGGGATGTTGGGGGGTCTATGGAAAGAGGACGTCGAGCTGATCATTTTCCTAGAAGAAATTTGTTCTCTAACTTGCGATCTGAGAGCTGCTTGAAGGCTCGAggtcgaatttttttaaatagctATATCTCCAGATATATAGAACCGATCTATCTGGTCTTGGTGCAGGTTTGTAGGTAATTGATGGACGATTAAA
Encoded here:
- the LOC119076587 gene encoding protein FAM76A, which encodes MSAVLFACSKCFSRHPFEELSTGQQLCKECRGTFPIVKCTYCRSEFQQTSKGNTSAICKKCDQNVKQHGKPSACECCNIIAAFIGSKCQRCTNSEFKYGPAVNCDQCKQRCAFRHDESKKIDGKLLCWLCTLSYKRALAKARQVTSSRMTKKRPSTDKPPAKESAHKKQRPDISKPPLPEIPEKVAKNAGTVDSSEHVIAIQLKEQIASLQKRLQMKDRELLSKDKHITELKSQNFISENELRTKMKDAEKYYETKIDVLNKKVAGLLKEVAQLSKGVKKANLNNVNSVAAKDSGGSGTDSPQS